ACGAAGAATGTCTCCACCTTACCCTCCTTGAGGAATACGGGGCTCTCACTCCTGCTGCAGTCGATCTTTATTATGGTCTTGCCATCCATGTCGAAAGCCCTGTATGTGATGTACGGGAGGAACTCTCCTCCTATCTGGGTCTTTATCAGATTGTTCAGATGCAGCATCATCTTGTCACGGTTTTCGAAAGAGTCCTCGTCCACTCCGATGACGGTGCCGTCGTCCGCCACCCCTATCAGGAGCGTGCCCCCCTTGCTGTTGAGGAACGCCACCAAGGTCTTGAGGACGGCCTTCTCCATGCGGGGGTCCTTCTCCCCCGTCTTCAGATTCGTCCTTATCGTGGATTTGAATTCGATGACGGATGTCTCCCTCGTCTCGATGATCTTCTCGATGTTGCGTATCTCCTGGTCCTCTATGCCCAATGTGTCAGCATTCTCCGACAGGAACTTTTCGAGGGTGTGTTTGAACAGTCCGTTGTGGCGGTTGAGGTAGAACAGGATGTTCACGAATCCGCTTCCGGCAATGACCATCAGGACCTCCCTCACTGCGATGAAAGGGGCGCTGTATTCGAGTCCGCTTTCATTTTGGAAGGAGACGATGGTGTAGTTGAGCAGGAGGATTATGACCGATAGGGAGACGCCTATGCAGAAAGCGCTGAGACTGACGAAGAACGCATTGTCCTTGTCGAAGTTCGGCATGGAGCGCAGCATCGTATAGACGACTATGAGCCCGATGAGCCCGAGGAAAGCGCCCATCATCAAGTCTGCGACGCCGCCGAATATCAGCTCGTTCTGTATCTTGACGCTGTATTTCGCAATCATGAAAAGTAACAGGACGACGGACATCAGTACGATCAGGGCCGGAGGCACGTAGAATCTGCCGTTACGTACCAGAAATACCGCCACTACGATAATCGTGGGTACGGACACCAGCATGCCTTCATACTCTTTCATGACGAATGAGATGACCACGAACAATAACGCCATGACGAGAAGTATCATGTATCCCGCGCGTTCGTTCACCGGCTTACGCTTGTTCTTTTTAGCAGACTCTTCCATTCTGTCCCTCCATATGGGTTTCAAATATTAAAATAAATTAAAAGAAGACATATGCCCGGTACAAACGATGCACAATTTCTACAATATATTTTTAAATATTGTGGCCATCGGATTTCGTTGGAGTCATATATTTGGAAGAGAACAGAGAATCCCCGCGCAAGCCTGCTCCTAAAGATGACAAACCTAAGAGCAGGACGAATGCGCCGACTTCCGGACACACATCCCGTCCGGATTCACGTGCAAATACAACCGAGGGTCAGCACCGCAGCGCCGGCGACCGCCCTAAAGAGGGAGGTTCCGGATACAGGGGTCCCCGTTCTCAGGGATCTACCGGGCAGGGTGACAGGACTTCGCGCCCGCAAGGTTCCAACCAGCATTCCGCTTCCGGTCCGAGGACGGACTACAAGCCCCGTGAGGGTGGAAGCAGCGGAGGGTACGGCGGAAGGCCGCGCCCTGCTGCTGGACAGAGCGGGGGATCCGGTCCCCGTCCTCAGGGGACATCGTCCGCAAGACCCGCTTCGGCACCTGTCCATAAGAATGCAGGGGATGACGATATAGCGATCGTGCCCGTGGATGGAATTCCGGAGGAGAAGGTCCTCAAACTCCCGAAGAAGACCGATGCCAACTACAGCATGTCCTATCGCGGATCCTCACAGAGGGCCAACAGTCGCGGGCCGTCGTCTCCGAACAGACAGAATAAGAGGGGGAGTCAGGGTCAGAGGCCGAAAGAGGCCTCTAAGAGGCAGTCCATGCTGAACACCCACAAGATCGCTCCTTTCAAGTACGATATGAACGAGATCCTGTCCCAGTCTTCGATGGACCCCGTCATGGCATCGTCGTTCCTGGCATCGGTCATAGCGAAGGCCTCGCGCATATCTACGCGCGATGCGAAAGACTATGCCAAGACATTCGTCGACGAGGGAAATCTCACAAAGGACGAGTATGACAGGATCTGCAGACTCATGGATAGATATAGCAAGTATAGGTGATTCGGATGAAGTTCCGCGAGATGACGCGTGGAAGGATTTTCGTCTTAAAGCTTGAGAACGGGGATTCGATAAAGCAGTCTATCGAGAGCTTTGCCAAAGAGCATGACATAATGAACGGCTACTATACGCTGGAAGGCAACGTGGCCGCCGGATCAAGTTTTGTCGTAGGTCTTTGCGATACCAACAACGGTCATCACGAACCTATCATCTATAAGCTCGAGAACAATTGCGAGTTCTTCGGCCTAGGCACGGTCATTCGTGACAGCATATGTGGAGAGCCGATAATCCATATGCATGGGTCCGTGGGTCGCAACGGGCAGGCCGTCACCGGTTGTTTCCGTGAGAGTGTCAAAGTATGGCTCTCCATGGAAGTGATCTTGGAAGAGATCATCGGCGACAAGGTGTCCAGGGACTATGATCCCGTCTACGGGGTCAGAAGCCTCGAGATACAGGAATAAGATCTTAAGATGGATCCCGGCCACCACGTTGGTATGGGGCCGGGAGGATTTTTTTTTCAGCGTCTGTTATAAGTGTCTGCCCAGCGGTTGAACACTTCGTCGGTGTAGTCGTTCATCACCCTCTGGTCCTGTCTGTTGCCATCGGGTACGACGAATCCGTTTATGGGGAACTCGGAGTCGCAGTAGGGGCATCTCACGTTGGGACAGCGCGATGCCGCTTTGGGACAGTACTTGCAGGCTACGGCCCTTGATTGGAAAAGGCTGAACTCCTTCCCGCAGTTGGGACAGAGGAACCTGTGTGCAGCCACCTTAAGGTTCTTGTTGATGCCTGCCTGTCTCTCCTCGGGAGTAAGCCACATCGGAGCAGAGGGGGATATGGGCTGGCTGTAGGCCGGTTGGTAGTCGTCCTTGTGTGTCATGTCAGATTCCCTTGGCGGCATGGACCACCGATCTCAGGACGTTCTCGTCGGAGCACTGCTCGACGAAGGTCCCGGTCACTATTGCGTCTGCCCCTGCTTTCCTGGCCCTTTCCGCCGCCTCCGGAGTCCTTATTCCTCCGCCTATGATGAGGGGGACGTGGATGGCCTTCTTGACTGCGGATATCATCTCGGGGGACACCGGTCTGTCCGCTCCGCTTCCTGCTTCCAGATAGACCAGCTGCATTCCCAGCATCTCTGCCGCAAGCGCATATCCGACGGCGGTGTCTATATCGTCATGTCCGACGCATTTCGCCTTTGTGACCCTTGCCACCGTCATGCCGGGCTCGATTATGATGTAGGCCATCGGTATCGTCTCTATGCCGAGTTTCGCCACATATGGTGCGACCATCGCATGACCATGGGATATGTAGAGGGGATCGGTGCTGTTCAGGATGCTCATGAAGAACATCCCATCCACCTCCGAGGTGACGGCTCTCGGGTTGGAAGGGAAGTATATCGCAG
The nucleotide sequence above comes from Candidatus Methanomethylophilus alvi Mx1201. Encoded proteins:
- a CDS encoding C2H2-type zinc finger protein, which produces MTHKDDYQPAYSQPISPSAPMWLTPEERQAGINKNLKVAAHRFLCPNCGKEFSLFQSRAVACKYCPKAASRCPNVRCPYCDSEFPINGFVVPDGNRQDQRVMNDYTDEVFNRWADTYNRR
- a CDS encoding AlbA family DNA-binding domain-containing protein → MEESAKKNKRKPVNERAGYMILLVMALLFVVISFVMKEYEGMLVSVPTIIVVAVFLVRNGRFYVPPALIVLMSVVLLLFMIAKYSVKIQNELIFGGVADLMMGAFLGLIGLIVVYTMLRSMPNFDKDNAFFVSLSAFCIGVSLSVIILLLNYTIVSFQNESGLEYSAPFIAVREVLMVIAGSGFVNILFYLNRHNGLFKHTLEKFLSENADTLGIEDQEIRNIEKIIETRETSVIEFKSTIRTNLKTGEKDPRMEKAVLKTLVAFLNSKGGTLLIGVADDGTVIGVDEDSFENRDKMMLHLNNLIKTQIGGEFLPYITYRAFDMDGKTIIKIDCSRSESPVFLKEGKVETFFVRSGPSSIDLHGTDMLAYANHNFGSQLRKVYNKIK
- a CDS encoding PPC domain-containing DNA-binding protein, with the translated sequence MTRGRIFVLKLENGDSIKQSIESFAKEHDIMNGYYTLEGNVAAGSSFVVGLCDTNNGHHEPIIYKLENNCEFFGLGTVIRDSICGEPIIHMHGSVGRNGQAVTGCFRESVKVWLSMEVILEEIIGDKVSRDYDPVYGVRSLEIQE
- a CDS encoding phosphoglycerol geranylgeranyltransferase; its protein translation is MTGLKEYLFERMKKGTIHLTLLDPDPEKLSEEKAKEIAVKMKEAGSDAFMIGGSTGVTSENLGAAAKAVRTASGLPAIYFPSNPRAVTSEVDGMFFMSILNSTDPLYISHGHAMVAPYVAKLGIETIPMAYIIIEPGMTVARVTKAKCVGHDDIDTAVGYALAAEMLGMQLVYLEAGSGADRPVSPEMISAVKKAIHVPLIIGGGIRTPEAAERARKAGADAIVTGTFVEQCSDENVLRSVVHAAKGI